The Tenuifilum thalassicum genome includes the window AAAGTGGATAGACCTTACCGAAAAAATAGTTGGAAAAGCCTTTGAGCAGTTTTTCGACGATAGTTCTGGCATGTTCTTTTTTACACCCCACAATACTGAGCTCATTGTTCGTAAAATGGAACTAATGGATGGTGTAATGCCTTCGGCATCTGCAATTATGGTAAAGGTTCTTAACCAGCTTGCCGAAATCAAAAATATTGATTCTTATAGAAAATCATCATATCAAATGCTTGCAAATGTGAGTAAGCATATTGAGTATGGTAACGTTTTTGTTTATGAGTGGGCAAACCAAATTCTTACCACAATTTTGCCAACTACTCAAATTAAAATTAACACAGCAAACCTTCAAGAAGATGAAAGATATATTAAATCTAAGATAGTTTTCCCTAATGTATTGTTTGTCAATTCAGAGGATATCCCTAATAAATATTTAATCTGTATCGGTAATGTTTGTCAATCACCAACTGATAATATTGACGATATTGTTAAATGGATTAATGCCATAAAGTTTGAGTACTACTAAAATTAAAAGTTTGTTTTGCCATTGGATTCTAAATTAATGCCAAAATATTTCATATTTTTTTTAACTTGCAAATGAAAATGGTAATTAAATTTTACGCAATGAAGCAAGTTAAAACCGTTTTACTAGTAGCAATTTCATTTATGCTTATCCTTTTATTAGCGCTACATCTTATTTGGTACTTTGGCAAGTCGCAGAAATTAAATATATACATCCTCGATAAAACAGTTACAAAAGCCGATAGAATAGAGCATAAATCTGTAGTTTGGCTACTCAACCAGTTAAGGTTTGTTGGGCCCGACGGAAAACCTTATAACCATTTAAAAGATTACTGGGGTTTTTACCCTATCGATACCAAGCAAGGCCTTTTTGATATTAAGTCCATCAGACTTAATGAAATAGATGCCTACGCTGCCGTATATGATGCCGTATACTATGCCGATTGTTATGGTGTTTACTCATATGAATGGTTCAAAAAATCGCCCAAAACAGTAAAATCTTCAAAGGTTTATGGTGGAATGAACCAAAACGATTACCTCTTTATCAAGAGAATGAACTCTCTTGGAAAGCTAGTAATTGGTGAGTACAATATGTTTAGTTCTCCAACAAATGCCCTTATTAGAATCAAAACCGAGGATATTTTTAATGTTGAATGGACTGGATGGACAGGTAAATATATTAGCAAACTAGATGTGGTTAAAGATGGGAATTCCAAATGGATTGCTAATCTTTACGAAAAACAACATCAAAAACCTTGGCCTACTGGATGCGATGGAATTATTCTTATAAGTAACGAAGGGTTGGTTGAGGTTTTATGTGTAGGCGAGGACCTAAATTCCGATCTAGTAAAGTTGACTCCCTCATCTGAAATGAAAACATGGGAAACTCAAGTTAGTGATGTGAATTTCTATGGTTGGTTCGATATCATTTCTTCTCGCCCAGGTTCAAAAGTTCTAGCAAATTTTAAACTTGATGTATCAGATGCGGGCGCAGAAAAACTTAAGACTTTAGGCCTTACAAGCCAATTCCCAGCAGTTGTTAAAGCATCAGAGAAATCTTTTACTTACTATTTTGCTGGTGATTTTGCCGAGAATCAGGTTTCAATGTTTACCTCTAAACTTAAGGGTGGTGCAATCCTAAATAGCTTACTTAACATGGGTAGCTCTGATAGAGATTTCTTTAATAAATTCTACAGCCCTATGTTAGAGCATATTTTTTCAACCTATTATGAAAAAAGCAACCCATTAGAGATTCAAATGAATTAGAGCTTAAACTCTAAATGCAGAACTACTACCTTGTCGCCCTATTTTGGGGCGATTTTTTATTTCTCTGAAGTACTAAAATTTAATTCCAATAATTAGACTTTTTTGTTTCTGACTAACGTGCATGCAATTTTTTTGTTTTATTCGAATTTTTAACATTCTGCATATTAGGCGAATAGGTTTAATTAATCGAGATTAACTTATTAAGATAAGACAAAATGGCTTTGGTTTTTAAGTGTTTGCTGACAAAATGGCCAGTTGTGAGCATTGGTACAAATTTCGTTATAGTGTTGATGTTGGTATGAATGTTAACTTTAAAATTTTAATAATATGACAATGTTAAGTTTTTACAATCCTTTAGCAACTCGTAGAACAGGATCAGAAATCGAAAGAATTTTCGATAACTTTTTTAAATCGACAAACGAGTTGGCAAATGCGCAGCTAAGCTATCCTGCTGTGAATATATATGAGGAACCTGAGCGTTTTCGCTTAGAAGTTGCTGCGCCTGGTTATTCAAAGAATGACTTTAGGGTAAGCATTGAAAACGAATTGCTTAAAGTAAGTGCTGAAAGGGAGAATAATCCTGTTGAGGGAGAAAGTTATACGCGTTGCGAGTTTCTAGTTGGCTCATTTGAGCGAGTGTTTACTGTAGGGAAAACAATTGATACTTCCAAAATTGATGCGCGTTACGAGAATGGTATTCTAACTGTTTTCTTACCCAAGCGCGAAGAGGCAAAACCACAAAAGCCTAGAACAATTAAGATCGATTAATAGTTTAAGCAATAATCCATAACAATAGCTCGAGATTATAAGTTCTCGAGCTTTTTGATTTTTTTTAAAGAGAGTTAATTGCTATTCTTTTCAAATAAAATGTTGGTGTTACGGTCGATAATATGTAATTTCGTAGCGAATTATTTATAAATATACCTGATTTCTAACTGGTTAAGATTTGCGCTATGAACACGAATGAGCTAAACGATCCTAAGGATCAAAACCTCGAGAATGTCGAGGGTACGAATGTATCTGTGAATAACAATAGTAGTGATGCTGTTGAAGAGCCTAAAAAAGAATCGGCCGATAAGGTGTCTGATGAAGAAGCTTTAACTCCAAACCATGATGATATTAATGATGATGAGGAGGAGGATGTAAAGCCTATTGACCTTGATGATGAGTCCACCGATGATGATGAGGATGATGAGCACGCCGATGAAAATGAGGAAGAGGACGATGAACCTTCTGTGGACTACTCAAACATGTCTAAGGATGAGTTGGTACAAGCCTTAAAGGATCTTATTTATAATCGACCAATTCAGAAGATTAGACAAAAGGTTGAAAGCATTAAGAGCGTATTTTATCGTAAGCACAGGGCCGAGATTGATAAGTTAAAGAAAGAATTTGTTGAGGGTGGAGGTGATATTGAGCAATTCACACTGCCAGAAGATAATGCTGAGTTACAAATTAAAGAGTTGCTTAAGCTTTATAGGCAAAAAAGAGCTCAGTACAATGCTCAAATCGAGGAAGAAAAACAAAAGAACTTGGCTCTTAAACAGGAGGTTATTGAAAAGATTAAAGAGCTAGTTAACAGCACAGAACCTGTAGGAAAAATATATCAAGAGTTTAGAGAACTCCAAAAACAGTTTATTGAAATTGGTCCAGTGCCTCAGGCAAGTCTTAACGACCTCTGGAATACATACCATCATCACGTACAAGCCTTTTACGATTTTGTAAAAATTAGCAAGGAATTACGTGAACTCGATTTTAAAAAGAACCTAGAGAGTAAAATAAAACTTTGCGAGCAAGCCGAAGAGCTGCTTCTTGAACCAAATGTGGTTGCTGCCTTCAAAAAGTTACAAAAATTACACGATCAATGGCGCGAAATAGGTCCAGTGCCACGTGAGAATCAAAACGAGATTTGGGAGCGTTTTAAGGAAGCAACAACCAAGATTAATAAAAAGCATCAGGAGCATTTTGAAAACCTTAAGGAGCAGTACAAGAAGAACCTTGAGGCAAAAAAAGAGCTATGTGAAAAGGCTGAAGAGCTTGCTGCGCAAAACCCCGAAACTATCAAAGAATGGAATAAACTCTCAAAAGATCTTATTGAGCTACAAAAAATTTGGAAGACCATTGGTTTTGCTACCAAGAAGGAGAATAATAAGATATTTGAGCGTTTTCGGAATGCATGCGATAATTTCTTTAACAAGAAGAGAGACTTCTTTAAAGAAATAAAGGAGCAACAGCAAAACAACTTACAACTCAAGACAGAGCTATGCATTCAGGCTGAATCGATGAAAGATAGCACAGACTGGAAAAAAACTACCGAAGATTTAATTGATCTTCAAAAACGCTGGAAGCAAATAGGCCCTGTACCTCGCAAATATTCCGATGAAATATGGAAACGCTTCCGTGCTGCTTGCGATTATTTCTTTGAACAAAAATCTAAGCACTTTGCTACTGTCGATCACTCATACGAGAAAAACCTTAAAGATAAGGAGGCTTTAATAGCAGAGGTTGAAGCATTTGAATTTGGCGAAAATATCGAGGACAACCTTAAGGCGTTAAAAGAATTTCAGCGCCGTTGGATGGAAATAGGTTTTGTTCCCATAAAGCATAAGGATGAAATCCAAAAACGCTTCCGTGCAGCTATTCAAAAGCATTTTGATAAAATCAACCAGCTTGATGAGAGCAATAAGATGCTTATTTTTAAAGCAAAGCTTGAAGAGGCAAAAACAAATCCACGCCAGCTTTCAAAACTTAAGAAAGATCGAGAAAAAATGTTTAACCGCATGCGTAAGCTAGAGAATGATTTGATTGTTTGGGAAAATAACATTGGATTCTTTGCTAAAACAAAGAATGCCGAAGCTATGATTAATGAGGTTAAGCAAAAAATAGAGAAAGCTAAGAGAGAGATTGAGGAGTTGAGCGAAAAGATAAGAATGATTGATCAACTAGATAAGTAAACCATTTTATAATGCAACAGTCGTCTGCTTCAACAAAGTATGTGTTTGTAACTGGAGGAGTTGCCTCATCTTTAGGTAAAGGAATAATTTCTGCCTCGTTAGGCAAACTCCTTCAGAGTAGAGGATACTCTGTAACAATTCAAAAACTCGACCCATACATTAATGTCGATCCAGGAACCCTAAATCCTTATGAGCATGGTGAATGCTATGTGACTGAGGATGGTGCCGAAACTGACCTCGATCTAGGCCACTATGAACGCTTTACCGGTGTCCCTACTTCCCAGCTCAATAATGTTACTACAGGTAAAATTTACCAAACAGTTATAAGCAAGGAACGCCGTGGCGATTATTTGGGAAAAACCGTACAGGTTATTCCTCACATTACCGACGAAATTAAACGCCACATTAAGCTTCTTGGAAACAAAAACAAAACGGATGTTGTAATTACTGAGATTGGAGGAACTGTTGGTGACATTGAGTCTCTTCCTTTTATAGAGGCTGTTCGCCAGTTACGATGGGAGCTAGGTCCCAATAACTCCGCGTTTATTCATCTTACCCTAGTACCTTTCCTTTCTGCTTCTGGTGAGCTAAAAACAAAACCAACTCAACATTCTGTTAAGGAATTGCTCGAAAATGGAATCCAACCCGATGTTCTTGTCCTTCGTACTGAAAAGAGCCTTAGCGAGGAGATTAAAAGAAAAGTTGCTCTTTTCTGTAATGTTGATCCAGATGCCGTAGTTGAGTCTATCGATGTTAAAACAATTTACGAGGTGCCACTTAGGATGCTTCACGAAAAGTTAGATTTAACTATTCTGCGGAAGCTAAACTTACCAGCTCGTCAACCAGAACTTACCGACTGGGAAATGTTTGTCGAACGGGTTAAAAAACCCTCTAAAAAGGTAAACATTGGCCTGGTTGGGAAATATGTTCAGCTGCCAGATGCGTATAAGTCCATTATTGAGTCGTTCATACATGCTGGAGCAGCAAATAACTGCAAGGTAAATTTGGAATTGATTCAGTCAGAAGATCTCAATACAGAGAATATTAATGAGAAACTTTCTCATTTGAATGGAATACTTGTAGCACCTGGATTTGGTCATAGAGGGATTGAAGGGAAAATTTTAGCAGTTAAGTTTGCTCGTGAAAACAAAATTCCTTTCCTGGGAATTTGTTTGGGTATGCAGTGTGCGGTTATTGAGTTTGCACGTAATGTATTGGG containing:
- a CDS encoding DUF349 domain-containing protein, yielding MNTNELNDPKDQNLENVEGTNVSVNNNSSDAVEEPKKESADKVSDEEALTPNHDDINDDEEEDVKPIDLDDESTDDDEDDEHADENEEEDDEPSVDYSNMSKDELVQALKDLIYNRPIQKIRQKVESIKSVFYRKHRAEIDKLKKEFVEGGGDIEQFTLPEDNAELQIKELLKLYRQKRAQYNAQIEEEKQKNLALKQEVIEKIKELVNSTEPVGKIYQEFRELQKQFIEIGPVPQASLNDLWNTYHHHVQAFYDFVKISKELRELDFKKNLESKIKLCEQAEELLLEPNVVAAFKKLQKLHDQWREIGPVPRENQNEIWERFKEATTKINKKHQEHFENLKEQYKKNLEAKKELCEKAEELAAQNPETIKEWNKLSKDLIELQKIWKTIGFATKKENNKIFERFRNACDNFFNKKRDFFKEIKEQQQNNLQLKTELCIQAESMKDSTDWKKTTEDLIDLQKRWKQIGPVPRKYSDEIWKRFRAACDYFFEQKSKHFATVDHSYEKNLKDKEALIAEVEAFEFGENIEDNLKALKEFQRRWMEIGFVPIKHKDEIQKRFRAAIQKHFDKINQLDESNKMLIFKAKLEEAKTNPRQLSKLKKDREKMFNRMRKLENDLIVWENNIGFFAKTKNAEAMINEVKQKIEKAKREIEELSEKIRMIDQLDK
- a CDS encoding CTP synthase, with product MQQSSASTKYVFVTGGVASSLGKGIISASLGKLLQSRGYSVTIQKLDPYINVDPGTLNPYEHGECYVTEDGAETDLDLGHYERFTGVPTSQLNNVTTGKIYQTVISKERRGDYLGKTVQVIPHITDEIKRHIKLLGNKNKTDVVITEIGGTVGDIESLPFIEAVRQLRWELGPNNSAFIHLTLVPFLSASGELKTKPTQHSVKELLENGIQPDVLVLRTEKSLSEEIKRKVALFCNVDPDAVVESIDVKTIYEVPLRMLHEKLDLTILRKLNLPARQPELTDWEMFVERVKKPSKKVNIGLVGKYVQLPDAYKSIIESFIHAGAANNCKVNLELIQSEDLNTENINEKLSHLNGILVAPGFGHRGIEGKILAVKFARENKIPFLGICLGMQCAVIEFARNVLGLADANSTEMVRNTTNPVIDLMENQKGITDLGGTMRLGAYPCVIEKGSKAHKAYLAEEVKERHRHRYEFNNKYLEQFKNAGMLPVGINPDTELVEIMELQDHPWFVGVQFHPEYSSTVSKPHPLFVAFVKAAMSFKK
- a CDS encoding Hsp20/alpha crystallin family protein, whose protein sequence is MTMLSFYNPLATRRTGSEIERIFDNFFKSTNELANAQLSYPAVNIYEEPERFRLEVAAPGYSKNDFRVSIENELLKVSAERENNPVEGESYTRCEFLVGSFERVFTVGKTIDTSKIDARYENGILTVFLPKREEAKPQKPRTIKID